The Niallia alba genome includes a window with the following:
- a CDS encoding ABC transporter ATP-binding protein, with the protein MTKNEPLLQMKNVGISFGGLKAVSAIDVELNQGELIGLIGPNGAGKTTTFNMLTGVYAPTEGEILFDGKSLKGLQPFQVTRRGISRTFQNIRLFEELSVLDNVKVAYHSLAKHSMLSSILRLPSHFKGEKEMEEKSIEFLKIFQLDRYMNEKAKNLPYGQQRRLEIARALAAGPKLLLLDEPAAGMNPQETHELMELIAFIRKKFQLTILLIEHDMPLVMGICERIYVLDHGQLIAEGTPEVIRNHPKVIEAYLGEEVAE; encoded by the coding sequence ATGACTAAGAATGAACCTTTATTGCAAATGAAAAATGTAGGTATTTCTTTTGGTGGTTTAAAGGCAGTCTCCGCGATTGATGTAGAACTGAATCAAGGAGAGTTAATTGGCCTAATAGGTCCGAATGGTGCGGGGAAAACGACTACTTTCAACATGTTAACTGGTGTATATGCGCCAACGGAAGGGGAAATTCTCTTTGATGGAAAGAGTCTAAAGGGATTGCAGCCTTTTCAGGTAACAAGAAGAGGGATTAGCAGAACCTTTCAAAATATTCGTTTATTTGAAGAGCTATCCGTTTTAGATAATGTAAAGGTAGCCTATCATTCTTTGGCAAAGCACTCGATGCTAAGCAGTATTTTGCGGCTTCCTTCCCATTTCAAAGGGGAGAAAGAAATGGAAGAAAAATCAATAGAGTTTCTAAAGATTTTTCAACTCGATCGTTATATGAATGAAAAAGCGAAGAATCTTCCGTATGGCCAGCAACGCCGTCTAGAGATAGCAAGAGCTTTAGCGGCAGGTCCTAAACTGTTATTACTAGATGAACCAGCTGCAGGAATGAATCCTCAGGAAACACATGAACTGATGGAATTGATCGCATTTATTCGAAAAAAATTTCAGTTAACCATTTTGCTTATTGAGCATGATATGCCCCTTGTTATGGGGATCTGTGAGCGAATTTATGTTTTGGATCATGGACAATTGATTGCAGAGGGAACACCTGAAGTGATTAGAAATCATCCAAAGGTAATCGAAGCTTATTTAGGAGAGGAGGTTGCTGAATAA
- a CDS encoding branched-chain amino acid ABC transporter permease, with protein MKKSKAFWIFLILSALIYGVIQFLMTGGWIDSLYSNMIILMAINIMLAVSLHLVIGITGQFSIGHAGFLAVGAYVSAIATMKFQLPFPIAILAGGLVAALAGLLVGIPTLRLRGDYLAIATLGFAEIIRIFFLNIDYVGGAAGMQVTHLTTWTSTFICLFITILVIVNFTNSRHGRAAIAIRENEIAADAMGINTTYYKVAAFALGSLFAGVAGALQAHNFYIINPTNFGFLKSFDILIYVVLGGLGSLSGSVIAASFLTIISTYLQDYPETRMIIYSLVLVIVMLYRPKGLMGTKEITDLFKRKGGNSND; from the coding sequence ATGAAAAAATCAAAAGCTTTTTGGATATTCCTTATACTGTCCGCACTTATTTATGGCGTAATTCAGTTCCTAATGACTGGAGGCTGGATTGACTCTTTATATAGCAATATGATTATCTTAATGGCAATTAATATTATGCTAGCAGTTAGCTTGCATCTTGTAATAGGTATTACCGGTCAATTTTCAATTGGACATGCAGGCTTTTTGGCAGTGGGGGCATACGTGTCAGCTATTGCCACTATGAAGTTTCAATTGCCTTTTCCAATTGCTATTTTAGCTGGTGGACTTGTTGCCGCACTAGCAGGGCTATTAGTTGGAATTCCAACATTGCGATTAAGAGGAGATTATTTAGCAATTGCTACATTAGGATTTGCGGAAATTATTCGAATTTTCTTCTTAAATATTGATTATGTCGGTGGAGCAGCAGGAATGCAAGTTACCCATTTGACTACATGGACAAGTACGTTCATTTGTTTATTTATTACAATTTTGGTCATAGTGAATTTTACTAATTCAAGACATGGTCGTGCAGCAATTGCGATTAGGGAAAATGAAATTGCGGCAGATGCGATGGGAATTAACACAACTTATTATAAGGTGGCGGCTTTTGCACTAGGGTCTTTATTCGCTGGAGTTGCAGGAGCGCTTCAAGCACATAACTTCTATATTATTAATCCAACTAACTTTGGATTTTTAAAGTCCTTTGATATTTTGATTTACGTCGTCCTTGGAGGGTTAGGGAGTTTATCAGGATCTGTTATTGCCGCTAGCTTTTTGACAATCATTTCTACTTATCTTCAAGATTATCCAGAAACGCGAATGATTATATATAGCCTTGTTTTAGTAATCGTAATGCTATATCGCCCAAAGGGATTAATGGGAACGAAGGAAATTACAGATTTGTTTAAACGCAAAGGAGGTAATTCCAATGACTAA
- a CDS encoding branched-chain amino acid ABC transporter permease, giving the protein MEWIQQLVNGISLGSIYALIALGYTMVYGIIKLINFAHGDVFMVGAFIGFYAITGWGLSFFPALIVSMIACAIFGIIIERIAYKRLRNATRIAALITAIGVSLLIEYVFIYFRGAGLETYPSVLPTKTFDVFGAQITSKSLIILGTSVGLMLILQFIVHKTKTGKAMRAVSHDIDAARLMGINVDRTISATFAIGSALAGAAGVIFGAYYTKIEPLMGVIPGLKAFVAAVLGGIGIIPGAMIGGLILGVVETIVSALGFSLWRDAAAFIILILILIFKPSGILGKNTKEKV; this is encoded by the coding sequence ATGGAATGGATACAACAGCTAGTTAACGGCATTTCCTTGGGAAGTATTTATGCCCTTATTGCCTTAGGATATACGATGGTATATGGAATCATTAAACTTATTAACTTTGCCCATGGAGATGTATTTATGGTCGGGGCCTTTATTGGCTTTTATGCTATTACTGGCTGGGGGCTTAGTTTTTTTCCAGCATTGATTGTTTCCATGATTGCTTGTGCTATCTTTGGAATTATTATTGAAAGAATTGCATATAAACGGTTGAGAAATGCGACGAGAATTGCGGCACTAATTACAGCAATCGGGGTTTCTTTATTGATTGAATATGTATTTATTTATTTTAGAGGGGCAGGATTAGAAACCTATCCAAGTGTTTTACCAACAAAGACATTTGATGTGTTTGGTGCACAAATTACAAGCAAGTCTCTGATTATTTTAGGAACGTCAGTAGGATTAATGTTAATTTTGCAATTTATTGTCCATAAAACGAAGACCGGAAAGGCAATGCGGGCGGTTTCTCATGATATAGATGCAGCAAGATTAATGGGAATCAATGTAGACCGGACCATTTCAGCAACTTTTGCGATTGGATCTGCCTTAGCTGGAGCAGCAGGCGTAATTTTTGGTGCTTATTACACAAAAATTGAACCACTGATGGGAGTCATTCCAGGATTAAAGGCATTCGTTGCAGCTGTTTTAGGCGGAATAGGGATTATTCCAGGTGCAATGATTGGCGGACTTATTTTGGGAGTAGTAGAAACGATTGTTAGTGCTTTAGGCTTTTCTTTATGGAGAGATGCCGCGGCTTTTATTATTTTAATTTTGATTCTTATCTTTAAACCATCAGGCATACTTGGTAAGAATACAAAAGAGAAAGTGTAG